From a single Polyangium spumosum genomic region:
- a CDS encoding SWIM zinc finger family protein: protein MNVDLRYLGKSGVLGAAQSLLVRFSPNLARPKTFFDAELKDAIRFREAMSALHDVVVGDLKFRKKDKTAYQAWKKAEEERERELKAQFFDQAKRAEMARLAKEPIPPNLDKDFRKMHRLYWDARVKWANELARNDPELFRHLVPCDPVVTVAPDVVFFECFSKDESSYGCLSVDRGSFVGAQEAGLGTTNVDYSIALYEHFQTLRSYRKTRLSVDPAGFDVKVEGLADYREEKIDLPPSWLRGFGQIQASTCLPSRRVDLPVEVVYAMLAHLKRHREKSGPRCIRFVLTPGKAPKIILDPWGIEIPSRGPVYDGGLEIGGDGSSGKLGPYRSAPSVHDRTEEVKIWGRRRLFALARVLPLCERVEVRLLGSGLPSIWIAHMGDMRLVLALSGWTTNDWTSGSGLDLLAGAWEPDVRTMQQADRFLQSEQRATLPAIAAATGASEENLVPALHALAKRGQLIYDHADRVYRYRQVMPSVLSEALIGPEHPELVEGRAMVRTNAVTIDRDELLADGRRAVVGKAKGTGCEAIFDEDLAIKKAKCSCSYFYKSGLRAGPCRHLLALKMVLSSRALPQMRAPEPAPEPPKVSKWSSGEGFSIPITILNDLRKVANRKNTTVSRVLEEAWDVAMPQIQSARSWTNAISMADATLARALTTRSPSDTVEERLALPPDVLAEVKRIADRFRAERASVLCLAWLLGRKSL, encoded by the coding sequence GTGAACGTCGATCTCCGTTATCTGGGCAAGAGCGGCGTGCTCGGGGCGGCGCAGAGCCTGCTCGTGCGTTTCTCTCCGAACCTCGCGCGGCCGAAGACCTTCTTCGACGCCGAGCTCAAGGACGCGATCCGCTTCCGCGAGGCGATGAGCGCGCTGCACGACGTGGTCGTCGGCGACCTCAAGTTCCGGAAGAAGGACAAGACCGCGTACCAGGCGTGGAAAAAGGCCGAGGAGGAGCGCGAGCGAGAGCTCAAGGCGCAGTTCTTCGACCAGGCGAAGCGCGCCGAGATGGCGCGGCTCGCGAAGGAGCCGATCCCGCCGAACCTGGACAAAGACTTCCGCAAGATGCATCGGCTCTACTGGGACGCGCGCGTCAAGTGGGCGAACGAGCTCGCGCGGAACGATCCCGAGCTCTTCCGCCACCTCGTGCCTTGTGATCCGGTCGTGACCGTGGCGCCCGATGTCGTCTTCTTCGAGTGTTTCTCCAAGGACGAGTCGAGCTACGGCTGTTTGTCCGTGGACCGCGGCTCGTTCGTGGGCGCGCAGGAGGCGGGGCTCGGCACGACGAACGTCGACTACTCGATCGCGCTCTACGAGCATTTCCAGACGCTGCGCAGCTACCGCAAGACGCGCCTCTCGGTGGATCCGGCCGGCTTCGACGTGAAGGTCGAGGGTTTGGCGGACTACCGCGAGGAGAAGATCGACCTGCCTCCCTCGTGGCTGCGGGGCTTCGGCCAGATCCAGGCCTCGACGTGCTTGCCGAGCCGCCGCGTGGATCTGCCCGTCGAGGTCGTGTACGCGATGCTCGCGCACCTGAAGCGCCACCGCGAGAAGAGCGGGCCGCGTTGCATCCGCTTCGTGCTCACGCCGGGCAAGGCGCCGAAGATCATCCTCGATCCGTGGGGGATCGAGATCCCGTCGCGCGGGCCGGTCTACGACGGCGGGCTGGAGATCGGCGGCGATGGATCGAGCGGCAAGCTCGGGCCGTATCGCTCGGCGCCCTCGGTGCACGATCGGACCGAGGAGGTGAAGATCTGGGGCCGGCGGCGGCTCTTCGCGCTCGCTCGCGTGCTGCCGCTCTGCGAGCGCGTCGAGGTGCGGCTGCTCGGATCGGGCCTGCCGAGCATCTGGATCGCGCACATGGGCGACATGCGCCTCGTGCTCGCGCTGAGCGGCTGGACCACCAACGATTGGACGAGCGGCTCGGGGCTCGATCTGCTCGCGGGCGCGTGGGAGCCGGACGTGCGCACCATGCAGCAGGCGGACAGGTTCCTCCAGAGCGAGCAACGCGCGACCTTACCGGCGATCGCCGCGGCGACGGGCGCCTCCGAGGAGAACCTCGTGCCCGCGCTGCACGCGCTCGCGAAGCGCGGGCAGCTCATCTACGACCACGCCGATCGCGTCTATCGTTACCGGCAGGTGATGCCTTCCGTGCTGAGCGAGGCGCTCATCGGGCCCGAGCATCCGGAGCTCGTCGAGGGCCGCGCGATGGTCAGGACAAACGCGGTCACGATCGATCGGGACGAGCTGCTCGCGGACGGCCGGCGCGCGGTCGTCGGCAAGGCCAAGGGCACGGGGTGCGAGGCGATCTTCGACGAGGACCTCGCGATCAAGAAGGCGAAGTGCTCGTGCTCGTACTTCTACAAGAGTGGCCTGCGCGCCGGGCCTTGCCGGCATTTGCTGGCGCTCAAGATGGTCCTCTCGAGCCGGGCCCTCCCGCAGATGCGAGCGCCCGAGCCCGCGCCCGAGCCGCCGAAGGTGTCGAAGTGGTCGTCGGGCGAGGGCTTTTCCATCCCGATCACAATCCTCAATGACCTCCGCAAGGTGGCGAATCGCAAGAACACCACCGTGTCGCGGGTGCTCGAGGAGGCGTGGGACGTGGCCATGCCGCAGATCCAGTCGGCGCGATCGTGGACGAATGCGATCTCGATGGCGGACGCCACGCTCGCGCGCGCGCTCACGACGAGGAGCCCGAGCGATACCGTGGAAGAGCGGCTCGCGTTGCCGCCCGACGTGCTCGCGGAGGTGAAGCGCATCGCGGATCGGTTCCGCGCCGAACGCGCGTCGGTGCTCTGTCTGGCCTGGCTTTTGGGTAGGAAATCGTTGTAG
- a CDS encoding pectin acetylesterase-family hydrolase — protein sequence MRALPFSCTLAIPLASVLAVTGCGGDGGDTGLFTPTSSSSSGASVGGGGGAGGEGGAGGGGMGGSGGDGGMGGSGGAGSGGMGAGGGGMGGSGGGAPMCAPEGPFDGAPVEAAPGQWTWVPVPEAKCRNGSATGFGVRINPASTKLVIFLEGGGACFNGTTCNLNPSSYGQGNFDGWKNGGGQNGIFNTTNDANAVKDWSFVYVPYCTGDVHAGDNTADVPGLGAPKGQQFVGYANIGHYLKRIIPTFKGATEVLLTGVSAGGFGAFYNYDRVAQAFCPTPVALIDDSGPPMTDTYMSPCLQQRWRELYGFEKTLPADCVECTLPNGGGLSNAWTLYGQKYPDASLGLLSSDKDNTITQFFGYGKNNCSNIDGIFPSALTGAEYTAGLNELRESFLEPSPAWSSYYVSSTTHTYLGGSGYYNTTVQGAALTDWVGGIVSGAPAVHVGP from the coding sequence ATGAGAGCGCTTCCATTCTCTTGCACGCTTGCCATTCCCCTCGCCTCGGTCCTCGCCGTCACCGGCTGCGGCGGCGACGGGGGCGATACCGGTCTCTTCACGCCCACGTCGAGCTCGAGCAGCGGCGCGTCCGTGGGCGGCGGCGGCGGCGCCGGCGGCGAGGGCGGCGCGGGCGGCGGCGGAATGGGCGGCTCCGGCGGCGACGGCGGAATGGGCGGCTCCGGCGGCGCGGGCAGCGGTGGAATGGGCGCGGGTGGCGGCGGAATGGGCGGCTCCGGCGGCGGCGCGCCGATGTGCGCGCCGGAGGGCCCCTTCGACGGGGCGCCCGTGGAGGCGGCGCCGGGGCAATGGACCTGGGTGCCGGTGCCCGAGGCGAAATGCAGGAACGGCAGCGCGACCGGCTTCGGCGTCCGCATCAACCCGGCCTCGACGAAGCTCGTCATTTTCCTCGAGGGCGGCGGCGCTTGCTTCAACGGGACCACCTGCAACCTGAACCCGAGCTCCTACGGGCAGGGCAACTTTGACGGCTGGAAAAACGGCGGCGGTCAGAACGGCATCTTCAACACGACGAACGACGCGAACGCCGTCAAGGACTGGAGCTTCGTCTACGTCCCCTATTGCACCGGCGACGTGCACGCCGGCGACAACACGGCCGACGTGCCGGGCCTCGGCGCGCCGAAGGGCCAGCAGTTCGTCGGGTACGCGAACATCGGCCATTACCTGAAGCGCATCATCCCCACCTTCAAGGGCGCGACCGAGGTCCTGCTCACGGGCGTGAGCGCAGGCGGGTTCGGCGCGTTCTACAATTACGATCGCGTCGCGCAGGCGTTTTGCCCCACGCCCGTCGCGCTGATCGACGACTCCGGCCCCCCGATGACCGACACCTACATGTCGCCCTGCCTGCAGCAGCGCTGGCGCGAGCTCTACGGATTCGAAAAGACCCTGCCCGCCGATTGCGTCGAGTGTACCCTGCCGAACGGCGGCGGCCTCTCCAATGCCTGGACGCTCTACGGGCAAAAATACCCGGATGCCTCGCTCGGCCTGCTCTCCTCCGACAAGGACAACACGATCACGCAGTTCTTCGGGTACGGGAAGAACAACTGCTCGAACATCGACGGCATCTTCCCGTCGGCCCTCACCGGCGCCGAATACACCGCGGGCCTCAACGAGCTGCGCGAGAGCTTCCTCGAGCCCTCCCCCGCGTGGAGCAGCTATTACGTGAGCTCCACGACCCACACCTACCTCGGCGGAAGCGGGTATTACAACACCACCGTGCAAGGCGCGGCCTTGACCGACTGGGTGGGCGGCATCGTCTCCGGCGCGCCGGCGGTCCACGTCGGCCCGTAA
- a CDS encoding TIGR00730 family Rossman fold protein, with translation MNSTRPPFFRRVAVYCGSSGGVGTHYLDAARAAGGYLAERGIDVVYGGGRVGMMGAVAEGALIKGGKVYGVIPEKLKSRELAHEGLTELFVVDSMHARKTMMASLADAFIALPGGWGTLEEVFEVVTWSQLNYHKKPVGLLNVRGYYDHLVAFLDHAMAEGFIRPIHRPLCASADTMDVLLDRLSKLQIPDIGRWIEKP, from the coding sequence ATGAACAGCACGCGCCCTCCCTTTTTCCGCCGCGTCGCGGTCTACTGCGGTTCCTCCGGCGGGGTCGGGACCCATTACCTCGACGCCGCCCGCGCAGCCGGCGGCTACCTCGCCGAGCGTGGCATCGATGTCGTGTACGGCGGCGGCCGCGTCGGCATGATGGGCGCCGTCGCGGAGGGCGCGCTGATCAAGGGCGGCAAGGTCTACGGCGTGATCCCCGAGAAGCTCAAGAGCCGCGAGCTCGCGCACGAGGGCCTGACCGAGCTCTTCGTCGTCGACAGCATGCACGCCCGCAAGACCATGATGGCCTCCCTGGCCGACGCCTTCATCGCCCTGCCCGGCGGCTGGGGCACGCTCGAGGAGGTCTTCGAGGTCGTCACCTGGTCGCAGCTCAACTACCACAAAAAGCCCGTCGGATTGCTCAACGTGCGCGGCTACTACGACCACCTCGTCGCGTTCCTCGATCACGCGATGGCCGAGGGCTTCATCCGCCCCATTCACCGCCCGCTCTGCGCGTCGGCCGATACGATGGACGTGCTCCTCGATCGCCTCTCGAAGCTCCAGATCCCCGACATCGGTCGCTGGATCGAGAAACCTTGA